From Cyprinus carpio isolate SPL01 chromosome A7, ASM1834038v1, whole genome shotgun sequence, a single genomic window includes:
- the LOC109068634 gene encoding DNA-binding protein RFX7-like isoform X2 produces MSSSRTQQLHAFSWIRNHLEEHPETSLPKQEVYDEYKSYCDSLVYHVLSAADFGKIMKNVFPNMKARRLGIRGKSKYCYSGLRKKAFVHMPSLPNLDLHKSGDGCEVFEPTGQLSSAEDEVRMAACGLVCEWAQKVLSRQFDSVEDLARFLLNSHYIGTKSVAALTVMTSSPSGTKMSIQSSAFAPTTDAHSFQPQVKTLVSPSIDAKQQLQRKIQKKQQEQKLHSPLPGEAQARRADGGITPGARTGIPCGSPALLSPQPIGFVVAAVSSPITVQRSRQLMSPSPVPMAAADSKVLPVNFQVVTQSVQPVKQCPKTPQNISASPISDRSAHHRYAQILPKPSASSGITLRSPTLLITNSPIKTVMSTPHVSSVNVVKMTTISLGSNGSGTSTPADTPASNKVRPASAGIANLNNDPQPVTRVRSGSIAAMPSVLERSGRSTTKTLVIDTKTNTEAIIGSSQELGGTSRQATYPDAAGGGVQWSGKLKPRAASVPTPLDKGSLGLDTLTGTKCNERTLFSVSTLAAGSNKSSNTNESTLYQNTSSSLSNSGNAVVTTPKDAVLASKSAHKRPGLYTDLSPTPVKKAHISVLPAGGSDGLKSNIMAKQSPRSSTPISPESAPLTAIGKATAGPVRNTGFQTVHRPQSISQGRWEGASSITDYRVPVYSTASQDTSVGNIMFQTVCRPRSISQGRCEGSSIGIEGRAEVTRTVSAPGQALLQQVTKNSQDLLIDQSVSSAVFELKTGFWDRELQDGTQQHQDVYGPQMGFEPKQMSTSVMEPLPAIAQASPSSQQVQMSDYGTQANLGYFPFNDDDMTQDSIVEELVQMEEQMKINNSMQSFSNCVDNSLQGQQQTMQTTMMSTLQTNTLYCSSAQSSSTPIQTPTPTPTPTSEMIGSGQGLMHESPCSRLVPTTPVDSALGSSRQTPIGTPHSNCSSSVPPSPVECRNPFAFTPINSSITGYHDGSTVSSSPVKPMQRPMATHPDKTKLEWMNSGYSNSGGNSNNGISILPSYQDLVDDHFRKPHAFAIPGQTCQSQTRHHDSHISRLTPISPVQQQVASMASLNKKEGFAVPAPLDNKASTSSSGSGTFRCRSVSPAVRQRNLSGTQGPNVPQSVVSPFNSPITPEVLNIFSNSDPDASISSMAQRSQSVPVTVMMQSEVLPMQAGQQINTKNITNVLINKMDGDGDDSVRGLGINNMPSNYTARMNLTQILETTTVPSFPGSASHQALISPCSSAFESQKPGYLMRNAREEPMSFSVHESQAQSASEEHQLPQQQQQHLGRRQLLGQEQQSQAMLLPLQQNLRQHQHQHQQPLDLDRTVKDLLHEESLKACSHLVGQGSELSAGSSEFSSDMRLTSELTGSINDLNTLDTNLLFDPSQQQGQYEDSTLEELKNDPLFQQICSETVNSAGFDWLESKDQATVEMLG; encoded by the exons TTGACAGTGTTGAGGATCTGGCTCGATTTCTTTTGAACAGCCACTACATTGGAACTAAGTCTGTGGCTGCTCTTACTGTGATGACCAGTTCCCCCTCAG gaACAAAGATGTCCATTCAGTCATCTGCATTTGCTCCCACAACTGATGCACACTCATTCCAACCTCAGGTTAAAACCCTGGTCTCACCCTCCATAGATGCCAAACAGCAGCTACAAAGGAAGATCCAGAAGAAGCAGCAAGAACAGAAACTGCATTCTCCACTCCCTGGTGAAGCTCAGGCCAGGAGGGCAGATGGGGGCATAACTCCTGGGGCAAGGACAGGCATACCCTGTGGAAGTCCTGCTCTTCTCTCGCCACAACCTATTGGTTTTGTGGTTGCAGCTGTTTCAAGCCCCATCACG GTTCAGAGGAGCAGACAGTTGATGTCTCCTAGCCCTGTTCCAATGGCAGCTGCAGACAGCAAAGTTCTTCCTGTAAATTTTCAAGTGGTTACTCAGTCAGTGCAGCCTGTAAAGCAGTGCCCCAAGACACCTCAAAACATCTCGGCCAGTCCGATAAGTGACCGGTCAGCCCATCACCGGTATGCCCAAATCCTGCCCAAACCATCTGCCTCAAGTGGCATAACCCTGCGCTCACCAACACTGCTCATCACTAACAGCCCCATTAAGACTGTAATGTCAACTCCGCATGTCAGTTCGGTCAATGTAGTCAAGATGACAACCATATCTCTGGGCTCTAATGGCAGTGGGACCAGCACACCAGCCGATACCCCTGCCAGCAACAAAGTCAGACCTGCATCGGCTGGAATTGCCAACCTCAACAACGATCCACAGCCAGTCACACGTGTTCGCAGTGGGTCTATAGCTGCAATGCCATCTGTTTTGGAAAGATCAGGGCGCTCAACAACCAAAACATTGGTCATCgacactaaaacaaatactgaagcCATAATTGGAAGTAGTCAAGAGCTGGGTGGCACAAGTAGACAGGCAACCTATCCGGATGCCGCTGGTGGTGGTGTACAGTGGTCAGGAAAGCTCAAACCCAGAGCAGCTAGCGTACCCACTCCTCTTGACAAGGGCTCTCTGGGATTGGACACTCTAACAGGGACCAAATGCAATGAGAGGACACTTTTTAGTGTCTCAACTCTGGCTGCTGGCAGCAATAAATCATCCAACACTAATGAAAGCACTTTGTATCAAAACACAAGTAGCTCTCTGTCAAACAGTGGTAATGCGGTTGTGACAACTCCCAAAGATGCAGTGTTGGCATCCAAGAGCGCTCACAAAAGACCTGGCTTATACACTGATTTGAGCCCAACACCTGTTAAAAAAGCCCACATTTCTGTGCTACCAGCCGGTGGATCCGACGGACTAAAGTCAAACATAATGGCAAAGCAAAGTCCAAGATCAAGTACTCCAATAAGTCCGGAAAGTGCACCTCTCACAGCCATAGGCAAAGCTACTGCAGGTCCGGTCAGGAATACTGGCTTCCAGACAGTTCACAGGCCACAAAGCATCTCCCAGGGAAGATGGGAAGGAGCTTCATCAATAACAGATTATAGAGTTCCTGTCTACTCTACAGCAAGTCAGGATACTTCAGTGGGAAATATCATGTTTCAGACTGTTTGCAGACCTCGCAGCATCTCCCAAGGGAGATGTGAAGGATCTTCAATAGGTATCGAAGGTAGAGCTGAGGTCACCCGTACTGTTAGCGCTCCAGGTCAAGCATTGCTACAACAAGTAACAAAAAACTCACAGGATTTGCTTATAGACCAGTCTGTGTCTTCTGCAGTATTTGAACTAAAGACTGGATTTTGGGATAGGGAGCTGCAAGATGGCACTCAACAACATCAAGACGTTTATGGCCCACAAATGGGGTTTGAGCCAAAGCAAATGTCCACATCAGTGATGGAGCCCCTTCCTGCAATTGCTCAAGCCTCTCCTTCCAGCCAGCAGGTTCAAATGAGTGACTATGGAACACAGGCCAATCTTGGCTACTTTCCCTTTAATGACGATGACATGACCCAGGATAGCATTGTTGAGGAACTTGTACAAATGGAAGAGCAGATGAAAATTAACAAtagcatgcaaagtttcagcAACTGTGTGGATAATTCACTGCAAGGCCAGCAACAAACCATGCAGACTACCATGATGTCTACCCTCCAGACCAACACCCTGTACTGCAGCTCTGCTCAGAGCAGTAGCACCCCAATCCAAACACCCACCCCAACACCTACTCCCACTTCAGAGATGATAGGAAGTGGCCAGGGTTTGATGCATGAAAGCCCCTGTTCACGCTTAGTCCCTACCACTCCGGTCGACAGTGCTCTTGGAAGTAGTCGACAAACTCCTATTGGCACGCCACACTCCAACTGCAGCAGTAGTGTCCCACCAAGCCCTGTAGAATGCAGGAACCCTTTTGCCTTTACTCCTATTAACTCCAGCATTACTGGTTACCATGATGGAAGTACTGTCTCCTCGAGCCCCGTCAAGCCCATGCAAAGACCAATGGCCACACATCCAGATAAGACTAAACTGGAATGGATGAACAGTGGGTACAGCAACAGTGGTGGGAACTCCAACAATGGCATTAGCATTCTTCCAAGCTACCAAGACCTAGTAGATGACCACTTTCGAAAGCCTCACGCCTTCGCCATCCCAGGCCAGACCTGTCAGTCACAAACCAGACATCATGACTCCCATATTAGCCGCTTGACACCCATTTCGCCTGTCCAGCAGCAAGTGGCAAGCATGGCTAGCCTCAACAAGAAAGAGGGTTTTGCTGTCCCAGCACCCCTTGACAACAAGGCCAGCACTTCCTCCTCAGGGTCTGGAACATTTAGATGCCGCAGCGTTAGCCCAGCAGTCAGGCAGCGCAACTTGAGTGGGACCCAAGGTCCCAATGTTCCCCAATCTGTGGTCTCTCCTTTCAACTCACCCATAACACCTGAAGTGCTAAACATCTTTTCTAACAGTGACCCTGATGCAAGCATCAGCAGCATGGCACAGAGGAGTCAGTCTGTTCCAGTGACTGTGATGATGCAGTCTGAGGTTCTACCCATGCAAGCAGGCCAGCAGATAAATACCAAAAACATCACCAATGTCCTGATCAACAAAATGGATGGCGATGGAGATGACTCTGTACGTGGCCTCGGAATCAACAACATGCCGTCCAATTACACTGCCCGCATGAATCTCACCCAGATTCTGGAGACCACCACAGTGCCCAGCTTCCCTGGTAGTGCCAGCCACCAAGCTCTGATCTCGCCTTGTTCATCAGCCTTTGAGTCCCAGAAGCCTGGTTACCTCATGAGAAATGCCAGGGAGGAGCCGATGAGCTTCTCTGTACATGAAAGCCAAGCACAATCAGCCTCAGAGGAGCACCAGCTgccacaacagcagcagcagcacttaGGTAGACGGCAGCTCCTTGGGCAGGAACAACAGAGTCAGGCCATGCTGTTGCCTCTACAGCAAAACCTccgacaacatcaacatcagcaCCAGCAACCCTTGGATTTAGACCGAACTGTTAAAGATCTTTTACATGAGGAAAGCTTGAAGGCTTGCTCACATCTTGTGGGTCAAGGATCAGAGCTCAGTGCTGGGAGTTCAGAGTTTTCCAGCGATATGCGACTAACCTCTGAGCTCACTGGTAGCATAAATGACTTAAATACATTGGACACCAACCTTCTTTTTGACCCCAGTCAGCAGCAAGGACAATATGAAGACTCAACACTGGAAGAACTGAAGAACGACCCACTTTTTCAACAGATATGCAGCGAGACTGTAAATTCTGCTGGCTTTGACTGGTTGGAGAGCAAAGACCAGGCAACCGTAGAAATGTTGGGTTAA